One Bombus fervidus isolate BK054 chromosome 2, iyBomFerv1, whole genome shotgun sequence DNA segment encodes these proteins:
- the Snx16 gene encoding sorting nexin 16 isoform X1, with translation MYFIGGKMSTSESGVGCISEVTLAISKARGSQSGTVRVLDSPDSDGSGHSNSFTVQRFNYPDNDNANSHILHPPLTSDDVRIPIVGYEVMEERARFTVYKLRVELKNGDCWFVFRRYTDFVRLLSQLRRQKIPVSQLSLPRKKWLGDNFAPSFLEERIRGLQAFVNGILSNPLLIGTACVREFFCLDEPPALSDTAEESRAIFEALEDTIYHLRQQLRERDAALAAETALCNEFRKKLHKILSERQTCQKCGASQP, from the exons atgtaT TTTATTGGTGGCAAAATGTCCACGTCAGAATCTGGTGTGGGATGTATTAGTGAAGTTACACTTGCAATTAGTAAAGCAAGGGGTTCTCAATCAGGCACTGTAAGAGTACTGGATAGTCCAGACTCTGATGGATCTGGGCATTCAAATTCATTTACTGTACAGCGGTTTAATTATCCTGATAATGATAATGCAAATTCCCATATTTTACATCCTCCACTAACTAGTGATGATGTAAGAATACCAATTGTTGGATATGAAGTTATGGAAGAGAGAGCTAGGTTTACG GTTTATAAATTACGagtggaattaaaaaatggaGACTGTTGGTTTGTATTTAGAAGATACACAGATTTTGTTCGTTTACTATCACAATTAAGAAGGCAGAAAATTCCAGTTTCTCAATTAAGTTTACCAAGAAAAAAGTGGCTTGGTGATAATTTTGCTCCAAGTTTCCTAGAAGAAAGAATACGGGGTCTTCAAGCATTTGTTAATGGAATATTAAGCAATCCTCTTCTGATAGGAACTGCATGTGTCAGAGAATTCTTCTGTTTGGATGAGCCACCTGCTTTATCTGACACAGCAGAAGAATCTAGA GCAATTTTTGAAGCATTAGAAGATACTATATATCATTTAAGACAGCAATTAAGAGAAAGAGATGCTGCACTTGCAGCCGAAACAGCTTTATGCAATGAATTTCGGAAaaagttacataaaatattgag TGAAAGACAAACCTGTCAAAAATGTGGTGCATCTCAGCCATAA
- the Snx16 gene encoding sorting nexin 16 isoform X2, translating into MSTSESGVGCISEVTLAISKARGSQSGTVRVLDSPDSDGSGHSNSFTVQRFNYPDNDNANSHILHPPLTSDDVRIPIVGYEVMEERARFTVYKLRVELKNGDCWFVFRRYTDFVRLLSQLRRQKIPVSQLSLPRKKWLGDNFAPSFLEERIRGLQAFVNGILSNPLLIGTACVREFFCLDEPPALSDTAEESRAIFEALEDTIYHLRQQLRERDAALAAETALCNEFRKKLHKILSERQTCQKCGASQP; encoded by the exons ATGTCCACGTCAGAATCTGGTGTGGGATGTATTAGTGAAGTTACACTTGCAATTAGTAAAGCAAGGGGTTCTCAATCAGGCACTGTAAGAGTACTGGATAGTCCAGACTCTGATGGATCTGGGCATTCAAATTCATTTACTGTACAGCGGTTTAATTATCCTGATAATGATAATGCAAATTCCCATATTTTACATCCTCCACTAACTAGTGATGATGTAAGAATACCAATTGTTGGATATGAAGTTATGGAAGAGAGAGCTAGGTTTACG GTTTATAAATTACGagtggaattaaaaaatggaGACTGTTGGTTTGTATTTAGAAGATACACAGATTTTGTTCGTTTACTATCACAATTAAGAAGGCAGAAAATTCCAGTTTCTCAATTAAGTTTACCAAGAAAAAAGTGGCTTGGTGATAATTTTGCTCCAAGTTTCCTAGAAGAAAGAATACGGGGTCTTCAAGCATTTGTTAATGGAATATTAAGCAATCCTCTTCTGATAGGAACTGCATGTGTCAGAGAATTCTTCTGTTTGGATGAGCCACCTGCTTTATCTGACACAGCAGAAGAATCTAGA GCAATTTTTGAAGCATTAGAAGATACTATATATCATTTAAGACAGCAATTAAGAGAAAGAGATGCTGCACTTGCAGCCGAAACAGCTTTATGCAATGAATTTCGGAAaaagttacataaaatattgag TGAAAGACAAACCTGTCAAAAATGTGGTGCATCTCAGCCATAA